The sequence GGATGCTTCCCGGGCAGCATCACGGGGTCCCACCAGGTcagaccccccccagcccatgcctgagcccagcagcagcccgaGTTGGGGTCTGCAGGCTGATACCAATGACTACAAAAGACACTGCAAAGGGACTTTGAGCTTAGATTTCCCTAAGAGCCCACTGCCTGTTACTAGGGAAAGCGCTCCCAAATAAGCTCCACCAAAGCACCTACAATAAAGAGGCAAAGTTTCTTCAGTAGTCCTCAGCTCTTGGTGACGTGGCACAAGAGCCTCTGCCAAGGTGCGAGCTGACACCTTCAGAAAATCAGATGATTTTTCTTAAATCTCCTTTTTTAATTAGGGGATGAGGCAGCGATGACAAAGGCGGTTTCCCCTCTGGATAGACGGGAGAAACACATGTTGCACTAGCACGTGATGGGATCCGCATCCAGCCAGAGAAGGGAACCCACCCAACCCTGGGGAGCGAAACATCACGGTGGAGAACTGCTCGGTGAGCACGCTGAATTTCAAGCAATCGCTGCTCGAGCAATGCCCACCCTTCCCgcaccccagcccttcccttgcACACCAACTCGTTTCTCCGGCAGAAACCCCCATGACACTGAGCAGACCCACACCCCCGGACAGCACGGGTGGGACGTGGGCACTGTGTCCCTCACGCCGCAGGTGACCGGGGAACATCTCGATGCAGATCCTGGCAGAGCCACCGGCCCAGCTGCCGTCCTGCACCGAGCAGCTTCGGTCGGAAGCGCATCACTCCGCTGGGGCTCTTGAAAGCGGCAGAAACGACCCAAAACGCTGCCGTGGTGGACATTAGCCTGCGCTTGTGCTCAGAGCAAGAGCTGGGAGATTTCATCCCGGGCACCTTCCCCCTTCCGACCCAAAGCCGCTTTTATTGTCTTGATCTAATGAAGTGCAGACTTCACCTGGACAGACCCATAAGTGGCTCCTCTCGGAGGCAATGAATACAAATACTTGACCTCATGAGCTGCGGGGCAGCAATTAGTTTAAGCAGGGGGTTTGTGTAACACTTCAAAAGTCTTAATCCGTGCGGTCAGCCCTGGCACGGTATTTGCCAGAACCTATTGAGTAGTCTTAATGAGTCTGCAAAGCAAGCTTTCAATACATTTTGGGTCGCTTCAGATGCTTTAAATGGCATAGTCTATATGGTATTGTGCGGCTTTAGAAAGGCCCGGGCTTTAAAAAAGTATGGCTCCCTTTCACAGGGCAGACAGAAACCATCTTTAGAGCCGGGACCCTTAACGTTTTGCATATCAATATGGCTGGGGCTGAATGCAGTCACTCAGCTGAGAAATAGGATCACTATCAGCGTTTCCAGGCTTTCACAGGCACTTGGGAAACTTTAAAGCCCTTCGTGGAGAATAATTTGGTCGAATGTCGTGGCTGGAAACAAAACCTAAACAAGCAGAGTGCAGTCCATCATGCGGAGCTGCCAGCCAGGCTGACAACAGGCTCCAGCCGCTCCGACATCCCACCCCAGCGGGTCGGTGGCCGGGGCACTTGCAGTCCTGGGGGGACACAGCCGAGGGGACCCCGCACCGAGCCCGGGGTGCTGAGTCCCTCCCGGCAATGGCCGCATCGCTCGGAGGGCTCTGGGATCTTAACCAGCAGGCCAGATTTCGTCTCTTCTTACTATTCTTTTACAATATCCCAGTTTAATACCAGCCACAAAGCTCACAGGTTCTGGCACCACACCAGTGGCATCTGCATCCATCCCTGCCACCGCTCACACGTCGACACCACGATGTCCGCTCCCTGCGCGGAAACAGGCAACTGGTTGCATTGAACTACGACATCGCATTAAGCCCGTTCTCGCGCATGTCACTTGTCTCATCAGTGACCAAACAAGCCCAGAGGCTGAACGGGACAAACATGCTGAACCTCAGCTACAGCCCAGAGCATCGGGACAGAAAATACATGTCACCTCCAAGAGGCACAAAGGAGGTGCCAGCGCCCAGGACatgggagcagggagagctgtgcaGCAATATGCTGGTGCAAAGACACCCCGCTGCTGGGAGGAAAGGTATGCATCCTGCTGTGCATCGCAGGAGAAGCGGtacccaccaccaccatcacccccggacagcagcagagaggaagggaggcGATGGCACGCCCGGCAGGACACGCCTGGTGGGATAGTCAGCTTTGGATGCAAGAAACCGCAGCCAAAGCATATTTGCAAACAATGCGAGGCCTGAGGGCCCTTGAAAACACATAATTAGCTCATTAAAGAGACAAATACAAGTCACTAATAAGTATTAGAGGTTAATTAAATGTTTCCCCCATCTTTTAATTAAGGGAAAACTAGTTAATTCAGATTAAACTAATTTCTGCAGCCTCCCATGATGGCCCTCTATGGTTGCAAATTTGAAAATCTATTGAGATTATTGAACTGAAAGGTCAGAGTTTGGGGCTTTTGTTTGCTCTGCCTGGGTGAGTTCAGGGGGTGTGGGGATTTTCATCCTAAGGGTTAGAAATGCCCTGCTTTATCATCTGGGTTACTCAAAGAACATAAGAAGGTATATGATACGCAACTCCCTCTCCCTAACCCTGGACCTGGCATTTAGTCAAAACTACTGCCATCAATCATTTTTTCTTAACTAGGACATTCCTGCAGACTATTTTCTAGCTGCGAAATTTCCCCCATGCTTGGGGTCTGCTGCTCAGCCGGCCTCATCCACCGCCTGAcggcagcccctgcctgtgctCAGCACCCGAATTTGCTTTAGCAAACACCCACTGGCTGCACGCCCCAGTGGCCAACTGGTTTCCACAGCTTTTATTGTGGATGGCAGAGCTGTCGCCCCCACGCACCCGCCCACACCCACGCACCCACCCACGCACTCAACGCTCCCACTCGCCAGCGAGAACGGTCACAGTTAATATAGATTAGCAAGATTTATATGGAAGAATATTTAATCTGgtcggggaggggagaggggtcatctgtggttttatttcttaaatatttctctCTACTCCAGAAGGGTCCGTTTCTCGCTGGAAAAGGTCtgatataaattaaaacaaagggAGGAGGTTGCTGGTGGGGTGGCCATGGGCATCCCTGGACCATGGCAGCCACGGGCATCCCTGGACCGCAGTCCTGGCCCTGCACGCTGCTGGGCAGACCAGGTCCCAGCACGGCAGCGTGCCCTGTGGATGGCTCAGTCCCACCCAAAGTCCTGCCCTGTCATCTGATAAAACTTCATGTTGAAGGGTCTGTAAAACTCCCGCAGGCGCTGGATCACCTGCCCGTCGATTTTGGGGTGCGGCCGCCCCTTGGATTTCCCCAGGCAGCGGGGCTTGCTGCCACCCTCCGGCTTCTTCAGGCAGGGAAAGCCCTTGGTCTcattaaaatagaaatgtttgtCCGTCACCACCCTCTTGAGACCCAGAAAGTCCTGGACACGGCCCATTTCCCCGGCTGGGTCGCTGACGAGCCTCTCCCCGCTGACAAAGAGGAATTTGGAGAGGGGGAAGTACTGCAGCCAGTTGTCCAGGTGCTTGGCGTAGATCCCAATCCTCACCGCGCTCCAGCTCGTGTCGATCAGTCCCGTGCTGATGTTTTTGAAGGCCAGGGCCTGGAAGCTGGGGATGGTGGGGTTTTTGGAGAGTGTCTGCGTGTAGTCCGAGATGGCGCGGGTGACAGGGTTGCGCACCACCACGATCAGCTTTGTGTCCCGAGACATGTTGTAGATGCGCCGGGGAGCCTCCTTGGTGACGAAGTAGCTGGGGGTCTTCTCCATCGTGATCTGTCCCTCCAGCGTCCGCGGCATCAGGCTCCTAGGGGGAGAAAGGGACGCAGTCAGGGCTCAAGGCACAGCTGCTCTGACCTGATGCCGCAACAGGGATGAGCGGGAGCAAACCCCAAAAGCCAGCCCGAAATGCCAACAGGCTCCCCATCTGTGActgcttctctccttcccctcctgccagccaggGACACTGTCTTGTCACACCCCACCGGTCACCTCCTCGTCTTCAAAAGCCCTCCTAGGAGCCCCCCTGCCCAGGTCTCTCCTTTTTGCTCATCTCAGCCTACGCTTCATCCGCCCAGGGTGTGTGTCCAGGAAGGGACTCCCTGTCACTGGGAAGGGACTCCCTGTCACCCTGCCCCGCCAGCAGCACCATCCAGAGGGCACTTGCAGGCTGTCAGTCCCCCTTGGAGGTCCCCCACAACCTACTTCCCAGCCCTGGAAATTCCTCCtactccctcctcctgcctccagaGAGTTTCAGTGGTGGCCACGCGCATCTCAACATGTATGTTTTGGGACGGGGCTGGTTTTCATCCCAGCCTCTAGACCCATGACACGTCCTGGATGTGTCCACTCGCCATGTAGGGCTGCAAAGAGGAAAGAGGTCAATCTCATCACGGGGGTGTGCACCCACGGGGTTAAACCAAAGCGGCGGCTAAGGATGGAGATGCCTGAGGATGGAGATGCCCACCAAGGCTCccacctcctctgcctccagaCAACAAGCAGTTAAGGccagaaaaagacagtttccttttcaggaaaaaaaaaaaaaaaaaaaaaaaaaggcagaaaacctcTCAGGGCCCAGCCATTGTGCTTGGTAAAATTCACTGCCCTGATTGTTCCCTTGTGCACTTTAATGAGGCATTAATTGCCGGAGAAATTACCCAGGCATGTCACCCTATGAGGAGAGCCAGGGGCTGAAGAATGTATCTCCCCTGCCACCAGCACAGGCACCTGCCCCAGAGCCCCTCATGTCCCCCAGAGCCCCTCACATCCCCCTTCTTGGGGATGGGCACGTCCCCTCAGGCcatcctggtggcagctcacagGTCCCTGTGGGCACAGCACCAGCGTGGCTCCCCGTCACACAATGCCAccccgagctgctgctgctccccatggTTTCCCTTGCTGGCAGGTGATGCAGATGTGCCAGGGGACCAGCAGCTCTTGCTGCTGCATCCCAGCCGCGTCCCACCAGCTCACTCCCATGGCACCTCACACAGGAGCCCTCACCAACGGACCCCACATGGACACAGAGACGGAGCGCACTTTTCCTGGGGCTCATCTGGGATTGAAACGGCTTCATTTCCTTTGTGCTGTCACAAGCTGTGGTCCCCATTCCCTCCGTCATGCTCAGGGTGACACGCAccgtccccttccccagccacgtAAGCCAGAGGAGTCTCTTGCTGAAAGCCCTGGGCTGGACTCATCCTGCTCGGAgcacagcagcatcctgctccagtgcc is a genomic window of Rissa tridactyla isolate bRisTri1 chromosome 8, bRisTri1.patW.cur.20221130, whole genome shotgun sequence containing:
- the HS3ST6 gene encoding heparan sulfate glucosamine 3-O-sulfotransferase 6, which translates into the protein MGCSGRLLGPVGGRRASLLLTMILFFTYFFYCLPGPCEPLPPALLLPPPAALPDGAGPEAAGAAGPGAAGGGSRRFPQAIIVGVKKGGTRALLEFLRAHPGVRAVGAEPHFFDRCYEKGLRWYRSLMPRTLEGQITMEKTPSYFVTKEAPRRIYNMSRDTKLIVVVRNPVTRAISDYTQTLSKNPTIPSFQALAFKNISTGLIDTSWSAVRIGIYAKHLDNWLQYFPLSKFLFVSGERLVSDPAGEMGRVQDFLGLKRVVTDKHFYFNETKGFPCLKKPEGGSKPRCLGKSKGRPHPKIDGQVIQRLREFYRPFNMKFYQMTGQDFGWD